One segment of Setaria viridis chromosome 4, Setaria_viridis_v4.0, whole genome shotgun sequence DNA contains the following:
- the LOC117854131 gene encoding ethylene-responsive transcription factor RAP2-13, translated as MAAIDLDTNQLSSSSSSSSDQELMKALEPFIRSASSPTSSTSTTTSPFSYPYVYHSALPQDSYYYQPAAAASSCTALPPPPPAPTTTSFSQLPPLPPCSSSYAMPTAPYQTLSMDAAAGLALNHLSPAQIQQIQAQLLLRQQQRGLVASLLGPRAQPMKQAGAVAPPSTASKLYRGVRQRHWGKWVAEIRLPRNRTRLWLGTFGSAEDAALAYDKAAFRLRGDAARLNFPSLRRGGSHLAGPLDASVDAKLTAICQGLAAAPDSKSAAAAPESPKASASTTTTEGDESVHSAGSPPPLPAFQQQQQQVAPVPEMASLDFTEAPWDESAALHLNKYPSWEIDWDSILS; from the coding sequence ATGGCAGCCATAGATTTGGACACAAACCAGCtgagctcctcctcgtcgtcctcctcggaCCAGGAGCTCATGAAAGCACTCGAACCTTTTATCCGGAGTGCttcttcccccacctcctccacctccaccaccacctcccccttCTCCTACCCTTACGTCTACCACTCTGCTTTGCCTCAAGATTCGTACTACTAccaacctgccgccgccgcctcttcttgCACCgcgctcccgccaccgccgccagctcccaccaccacctccttctCGCAGCTCCCGCCCCTGCCGCCCTGCTCCTCGTCGTACGCCATGCCGACGGCGCCGTACCAGACGTTGTCGAtggacgccgcggcggggctGGCGCTGAACCACCTGAGCCCGGCGCAAATCCAGCAGATCCAGGCGCAGCTCCTgttgcggcagcagcagcggggccTGGTGGCGTCGCTCCTCGGCCCGCGGGCGCAGCCCATGAAGCAGGccggggcggtggcgccgccatCGACCGCCTCGAAGCTGTaccgcggcgtgcggcagcgGCACTGGGGCAAGTGGGTGGCGGAGATCCGCCTGCCCAGGAACCGGACGCGGCtgtggctcggcaccttcgGCTCCGCCGAGGACGCCGCGCTCGCCTACGACAAGGCGGCCTTCCGCCTccgcggcgacgcggcgcgccTCAACTTCCCGTCCCTCCGCCGGGGCGGCTCGCACCTCGCGGGCCCGCTCGACGCCTCCGTCGACGCCAAGCTCACAGCCATCTGCcagggcctcgccgccgcgcccgatTCCAaatccgccgccgctgccccggaATCGCCCAAGGCCTCGGCGTCCACGACCACGACGGAGGGCGACGAGTCGGTGCACTCCGCCGGCTCGCCTCCTCCCCTACCGGcgttccagcagcagcagcagcaggtggcgCCGGTCCCGGAGATGGCGAGCCTGGACTTCACGGAGGCGCCGTGGGACGAGTCAGCCGCCTTGCACCTGAACAAGTACCCGTCATGGGAGATCGACTGGGACTCCATCCTCTCGTGA